A single genomic interval of Oncorhynchus gorbuscha isolate QuinsamMale2020 ecotype Even-year linkage group LG25, OgorEven_v1.0, whole genome shotgun sequence harbors:
- the LOC124013970 gene encoding receptor-type tyrosine-protein phosphatase zeta-like isoform X4: protein MELTVSRVLIPIAQLLVSCHIVALTEAYFKAQRKFTDDIDWSYTGQLNQKIWGKRYPACNNARQSPIDIDETFTQVRVEYQGLQLEGWEKNTPETTTINNDGNTVVLGLDGEYYVSGGGLSTRFRLGRMTFHWGRCNASSDGSEHSLNGLKFPLEMQILCYESGLYQSIDDAVRDGGRIAALAVLFETSLDNNDNYNTILEGVNSVNRFGKTGNVEPFSLLALLPNSTDKYYTYNGSLTSPPCSETVEWIVFKHTVPISETQLEVFCEVMTMQQAGYVMLMDYLQNNFREQQQQFLGQVFSSYTGTEEVLTPMCSSEPQNMQADAQNETTIMVMWERPRVVYDTTIDWYSVTYQRLQDQNQPKHEYRTDGDQDVGAIIPGLLSNSSYVVQVVAVCTNGLTGRWSDQIIVDMPQEDPEIESDPDNTESEDILEPEDILEPVDQNPVEESSTREGRQQIFPDQPSTTAASQVSSVPVPPGTRDDQNRIDQDPVNQSRVDKPKKDQTRKDKKKQRIPPHRPFTSAASNGKSAMWVTMVTDQPGFLIPVSRTNSPPPVRRPITEEASLSRSPQQNRNQNRGSVAQKPDVSGIGLIPPEGDMYTPPAGGMVVTDVYYEDVVNTTALESATTPSKTTLKKTLDDRVLSPVTARPKVTMKGRDRGLVLTSRLSDNRVSTVTRATPIQQTPVSVTSTTSVPWIRSRTSSPSNSLSTAYGSSTTSGLVKVLQLTTQPIFTEINNSSHESRVEMVGSVAERERRTVVPLAVVSTLTIICLLVLVGILIYWRNCFQTVDFYTEDTASPKVISALSSPLLLTTEEHEALSVKQFVKHVAELHQTNTFSKEFEEVQSCTVEMGITTDSSNHPDNKNKNRYINIMAYDHSRVKLLEERKGGDYINANFVDGFERTRAYIAAQGPLKSGTEDFWRMVWQENVGVIVMITNLLEKGRRKCDQYWPIENQEEYGHFLVTLKDTKTLAYYTLRTFTLRDTSQKASQRGRCAERTVVQYHYTQWPDMGVPEYTLPVLSFVRASTQARTQDMGPVLVHCSAGVGRTGTYIVLDSMLQQIQDQGTVNILGFLKHVRTQRNYLVQTEEQYVFIHDALVEAIVSRDTLVTSDLVHRSSILHDALDLLTTGSHSRPGPPGPPAGRMERQFKLVSQRRARQADYAAALREGNDDKNRTSSLMPVERSRVCLSCPVDGESSDYINASYIMGYHKSREFILTQSPLPSTVTDFWRMVWDHNAQLIISLPDTHTAQREGEESCAYWPSKDQPISCEGFIVSFSGEDHMCLANEERLVVHDFLLEATQDNYVLEVRQYMSPCWPNPDSPVSGTFQLLNIITEDSRQREGTIVVHDRLGGSVAGLFCALTTLAQQLEQRGSVDVYEVARMTNLMRPGVFNDMEQYQFMYRAVLSLVDSQEDQRALQSPETNGSVLLGATTAAESLESLM from the exons TGGCCTTGACAGAGGCGTACTTCAAGGCCCAGAGGAAATTCACAGACGACATCGACTGGTCCTACACAG GCCAGCTGAACCAGAAGATCTGGGGTAAGAGGTACCCGGCGTGCAACAATGCCCGTCAGTCACCCATCGACATCGACGAGACGTTCACCCAGGTCCGGGTGGAGTACCAGGGCCTGCAGCTGGAGGGCTGGGAGAAGAACACCCCAGAGACCACCACCATAAACAACGACGGCAACACGG tggtGCTAGGCCTGGACGGGGAGTACTATGTGAGTGGCGGTGGTCTGAGCACCAGGTTCAGGTTGGGGAGGATGACGTTCCACTGGGGACGCTGCAACGCCTCCTCAGACGGATCAGAGCACAGCCTCAACGGACTCAAGTTCCCCCTGGAG ATGCAGATCTTGTGTTATGAGTCAGGCCTGTACCAGTCTATAGACGATGcggtgagggatggagggaggatcgCAGCGCTGGCTGTCCTGTTTGAG ACCAGCCTAGATAACAATGACAACTACAACACCATCTTAGAAGGGGTCAACAGCGTCAACAGGTTCG GTAAGACTGGGAATGTTGAGCCCTTCTCTCTGCTGGCCCTGCTCCCTAACTCCACTGATAAATACTACACGTACAACGGTTCCCTCACCTCCCCGCCCTGCTCTGAGACGGTGGAGTGGATCGTCTTCAAACACACCGTGCCCATCTCTGAGACACAG ttgGAGGTGTTCTGTGAGGTGATGACCATGCAGCAGGCAGGCTATGTGATGCTGATGGACTACCTGCAGAACAACTTcagggagcagcagcagcagttctTGGGCCAGGTCTTCTCCTCCTACACTGGAACAGAGGAGGTCCTCACTCCCA TGTGCAGCTCGGAGCCTCAGAACATGCAGGCGGATGCCCAGAACGAAACTACCATCATGGTGATGTGGGAGCGCCCCCGTGTGGTGTATGACACCACCATCGACTGGTACTCTGTCACCTACCAGCGGCTGCAGGACCAGAACCAGCCCAAACACGAGTACCGCACCGACGGAGACCAGGACGTG GGGGCCATCATCCCCGGCCTCCTGTCCAACAGCAGCTATGTGGTCCAGGTGGTAGCTGTCTGCACCAATGGCCTGACGGGACGCTGGAGTGACCAGATTATAGTGGACATGCCCCAGGAGGACCCGG AAATTGAGTCTGATCCAGACAACACAGAATCTGAGGATATATTGGAACCTGAGGACATATTGGAACCAGTAGACCAGAACCCAGTAGAAGAGAGCAGCACCAGAGAGGGTCGCCAGCAGATTTTCCCTGACCAGCCCTCCACCACTGCTGCCTCCCAGGTGAGCTCTGTGCCGGTACCACCAGGCACCAGAGATGACCAGAACCGGATCGACCAGGACCCTGTGAACCAGTCCAGAGTGGACAAACCCAAGAAGGACCAGACCAGGAAGGACAAGAAGAAGCAGCGTATCCCTCCCCACCGCCCCTTCACCAGCGCTGCCTCCAACGGTAAGAGCGCCATGTGGGTCACCATGGTGACCGACCAGCCGGGGTTCCTGATTCCCGTCTCCCGGACGAACAGCCCGCCGCCTGTCCGCCGGCCAATCACAGAGGAGGCCTCGTTGTCACGGTCTCCTCAGCAGAACCGGAACCAAAACCGTGGTTCCGTTGCCCAGAAACCTGACGTTTCCGGTATCGGCCTGATACCCCCAGAGGGCGATATGTACACCCCTCCGGCAGGGGGCATGGTGGTCACTGATGTTTACTACGAGGACGTTGTCAACACCACTGCCTTAGAATCCGCAACTACGCCATCTAAAACAACACTGAAAAAAACCCTGGATGATAGAGTTCTCAGTCCTGTTACTGCCAGACCTAAAGTCACAATGAAAGGACGTGACAGGGGCTTGGTTTTGACGTCCAGGCTCTCTGATAACAGAGTTAGCACAGTGACAAGGGCCACCCCTATTCAACAGACCCCGGTTTCTGTAACCTCAACCACCTCTGTGCCCTGGATCAGATCCAGGACTTCAAGTCCCAGCAACTCCCTCTCCACGGCCTACGGCTCCTCCACTACCTCAGGCCTCGTCAAGGTCTTACAGCTCACCACCCAGCCCATATTCACAG agatcAATAACAGCAGCCATGAATCAAGGGTAGAAATGGTGGGAAGTGTTgctgaaagggagaggaggacagtggtCCCTCTGGCTGTGGTATCCACCCTCACCATTATCTGTCTACTGGTCCTGGTGGGCATCCTCATCTACTGGAG AAACTGCTTCCAGACGGTTGACTTCTACACTGAAGACACCGCCTCACCCAAAGTCATCTCTGCTCTGTCTTCACCTCTGCTGCTCACCACAG AAGAGCACGAGGCGCTGTCAGTGAAGCAGTTTGTGAAGCACGTGGCAGAGCTCCACCAGACCAACACCTTCTCCAAGGAGTTTGAG GAGGTGCAGTCGTGCACGGTGGAGATGGGCATCACTACTGACAGCTCCAACCACCCAGACAACAAGAACAAGAACCGATACATCAACATCATGGCCT ATGACCACAGCAGAGTCAAACTGCTGGAAGAGAGAAAAGGTGGAGACTACATCAATGCTAACTTTGTTGAT GGTTTTGAGCGTACAAGGGCCTACATCGCAGCCCAGGGGCCCCTGAAGTCTGGAACAGAGGACTTCTGGAGGATGGTGTGGCAGGAGAATGTTGGAGTCATCGTCATGATCACCAACCTGTTGGAGAAGGGGCGG agGAAGTGTGACCAGTACTGGCCAATAGAGAACCAGGAGGAGTACGGTCATTTCCTGGTGACCCTAAAAGACACCAAGACCCTGGCCTACTATACCCTGAGGACCTTTACCCTCAGAGACACCTCACAAAAG GCTTCCCAGAGGGGACGCTGTGCTGAGAGGACGGTGGTCCAGTACCACTACACCCAGTGGCCTGACATGGGCGTGCCTGAATACACCCTGCCTGTCCTCTCCTTCGTACGGGCCTCGACCCAGGCCAGGACTCAGGACATGGGCCCCGTCCTCGTACACTGCAG tgctggTGTGGGGAGGACAGGGACCTATATTGTGCTGGACAGCATGTTGCAACAGATCCAGGACCAGGGAACAGTCAACATACTGGGCTTCCTCAAACACGTCAGAACACAGAGGAACTACCTGGTACAGACGGAG GAGCAGTATGTGTTTATCCACGATGCCCTGGTGGAGGCCATCGTCAGCAGGGACACTCTGGTGACCTCTGATCTGGTCCACAGGAGCAGTATCCTCCACGATGCCCTGGACCTGCTGACCACCGGATCCCACTCCCGGCCTGGACCACCGGGCCCTCCGGCAGGACGCATGGAGAGACAGTTCaag CTGGTGAGTCAGCGCAGAGCCAGACAGGCTGACTACGCCGCTGCCCTGAGAGAAGGAAACGATGACAAAAACAGGACCTCCTCTCTCATGCCGG TGGAGAGATCCAGAGTGTGTCTGTCATGTCCAGTGGATGGAGAATCTTCAGACTACATCAACGCTTCCTATATCATG GGTTACCACAAGAGCAGGGAGTTTATCCtgacccagtctcctctcccctccactgtcaCGGACTTCTGGAGAATGGTCTGGGATCACAACGCACAGCTCATCATCTCgctgcctgacacacacacagcacag CGCGAGGGGGAGGAGTCGTGTGCATATTGGCCCAGTAAGGATCAGCCAATCAGCTGTGAGGGTTTCATAGTGTCATTCTCTGGAGAGGACCACATGTGTCTGGCCAACGAGGAGAGACTGGTGGTCCACGACTTCTTACTGGAGGCCACACAG gATAACTATGTCCTGGAGGTGCGTCAGTACATGTCCCCCTGCTGGCCCAACCCAGACAGCCCCGTCAGCGGCACCTTCCAGCTGCTCAACATTATCACAGAGGacagcagacagagagaaggaaccaTAGTCGTGCATGACCG gCTGGGTGGCTCGGTGGCGGGGCTGTTCTGTGCCCTCACCACCCTGGCACAGCAGCTGGAGCAGCGGGGCTCTGTGGATGTGTACGAGGTGGCACGGATGACTAACCTGATGAGGCCTGGTGTCTTCAACGACATG
- the LOC124013970 gene encoding receptor-type tyrosine-protein phosphatase zeta-like isoform X1, with protein MELTVSRVLIPIAQLLVSCHIVALTEAYFKAQRKFTDDIDWSYTGQLNQKIWGKRYPACNNARQSPIDIDETFTQVRVEYQGLQLEGWEKNTPETTTINNDGNTVVLGLDGEYYVSGGGLSTRFRLGRMTFHWGRCNASSDGSEHSLNGLKFPLEMQILCYESGLYQSIDDAVRDGGRIAALAVLFETSLDNNDNYNTILEGVNSVNRFGKTGNVEPFSLLALLPNSTDKYYTYNGSLTSPPCSETVEWIVFKHTVPISETQLEVFCEVMTMQQAGYVMLMDYLQNNFREQQQQFLGQVFSSYTGTEEVLTPMCSSEPQNMQADAQNETTIMVMWERPRVVYDTTIDWYSVTYQRLQDQNQPKHEYRTDGDQDVGAIIPGLLSNSSYVVQVVAVCTNGLTGRWSDQIIVDMPQEDPEIESDPDNTESEDILEPEDILEPVDQNPVEESSTREGRQQIFPDQPSTTAASQVSSVPVPPGTRDDQNRIDQDPVNQSRVDKPKKDQTRKDKKKQRIPPHRPFTSAASNGKSAMWVTMVTDQPGFLIPVSRTNSPPPVRRPITEEASLSRSPQQNRNQNRGSVAQKPDVSGIGLIPPEGDMYTPPAGGMVVTDVYYEDVVNTTALESATTPSKTTLKKTLDDRVLSPVTARPKVTMKGRDRGLVLTSRLSDNRVSTVTRATPIQQTPVSVTSTTSVPWIRSRTSSPSNSLSTAYGSSTTSGLVKVLQLTTQPIFTEINNSSHESRVEMVGSVAERERRTVVPLAVVSTLTIICLLVLVGILIYWRNCFQTVDFYTEDTASPKVISALSSPLLLTTEEHEALSVKQFVKHVAELHQTNTFSKEFEIVTECYEEVQSCTVEMGITTDSSNHPDNKNKNRYINIMAYDHSRVKLLEERKGGDYINANFVDGFERTRAYIAAQGPLKSGTEDFWRMVWQENVGVIVMITNLLEKGRRKCDQYWPIENQEEYGHFLVTLKDTKTLAYYTLRTFTLRDTSQKASQRGRCAERTVVQYHYTQWPDMGVPEYTLPVLSFVRASTQARTQDMGPVLVHCSAGVGRTGTYIVLDSMLQQIQDQGTVNILGFLKHVRTQRNYLVQTEEQYVFIHDALVEAIVSRDTLVTSDLVHRSSILHDALDLLTTGSHSRPGPPGPPAGRMERQFKLVSQRRARQADYAAALREGNDDKNRTSSLMPVERSRVCLSCPVDGESSDYINASYIMGYHKSREFILTQSPLPSTVTDFWRMVWDHNAQLIISLPDTHTAQREGEESCAYWPSKDQPISCEGFIVSFSGEDHMCLANEERLVVHDFLLEATQDNYVLEVRQYMSPCWPNPDSPVSGTFQLLNIITEDSRQREGTIVVHDRLGGSVAGLFCALTTLAQQLEQRGSVDVYEVARMTNLMRPGVFNDMEQYQFMYRAVLSLVDSQEDQRALQSPETNGSVLLGATTAAESLESLM; from the exons TGGCCTTGACAGAGGCGTACTTCAAGGCCCAGAGGAAATTCACAGACGACATCGACTGGTCCTACACAG GCCAGCTGAACCAGAAGATCTGGGGTAAGAGGTACCCGGCGTGCAACAATGCCCGTCAGTCACCCATCGACATCGACGAGACGTTCACCCAGGTCCGGGTGGAGTACCAGGGCCTGCAGCTGGAGGGCTGGGAGAAGAACACCCCAGAGACCACCACCATAAACAACGACGGCAACACGG tggtGCTAGGCCTGGACGGGGAGTACTATGTGAGTGGCGGTGGTCTGAGCACCAGGTTCAGGTTGGGGAGGATGACGTTCCACTGGGGACGCTGCAACGCCTCCTCAGACGGATCAGAGCACAGCCTCAACGGACTCAAGTTCCCCCTGGAG ATGCAGATCTTGTGTTATGAGTCAGGCCTGTACCAGTCTATAGACGATGcggtgagggatggagggaggatcgCAGCGCTGGCTGTCCTGTTTGAG ACCAGCCTAGATAACAATGACAACTACAACACCATCTTAGAAGGGGTCAACAGCGTCAACAGGTTCG GTAAGACTGGGAATGTTGAGCCCTTCTCTCTGCTGGCCCTGCTCCCTAACTCCACTGATAAATACTACACGTACAACGGTTCCCTCACCTCCCCGCCCTGCTCTGAGACGGTGGAGTGGATCGTCTTCAAACACACCGTGCCCATCTCTGAGACACAG ttgGAGGTGTTCTGTGAGGTGATGACCATGCAGCAGGCAGGCTATGTGATGCTGATGGACTACCTGCAGAACAACTTcagggagcagcagcagcagttctTGGGCCAGGTCTTCTCCTCCTACACTGGAACAGAGGAGGTCCTCACTCCCA TGTGCAGCTCGGAGCCTCAGAACATGCAGGCGGATGCCCAGAACGAAACTACCATCATGGTGATGTGGGAGCGCCCCCGTGTGGTGTATGACACCACCATCGACTGGTACTCTGTCACCTACCAGCGGCTGCAGGACCAGAACCAGCCCAAACACGAGTACCGCACCGACGGAGACCAGGACGTG GGGGCCATCATCCCCGGCCTCCTGTCCAACAGCAGCTATGTGGTCCAGGTGGTAGCTGTCTGCACCAATGGCCTGACGGGACGCTGGAGTGACCAGATTATAGTGGACATGCCCCAGGAGGACCCGG AAATTGAGTCTGATCCAGACAACACAGAATCTGAGGATATATTGGAACCTGAGGACATATTGGAACCAGTAGACCAGAACCCAGTAGAAGAGAGCAGCACCAGAGAGGGTCGCCAGCAGATTTTCCCTGACCAGCCCTCCACCACTGCTGCCTCCCAGGTGAGCTCTGTGCCGGTACCACCAGGCACCAGAGATGACCAGAACCGGATCGACCAGGACCCTGTGAACCAGTCCAGAGTGGACAAACCCAAGAAGGACCAGACCAGGAAGGACAAGAAGAAGCAGCGTATCCCTCCCCACCGCCCCTTCACCAGCGCTGCCTCCAACGGTAAGAGCGCCATGTGGGTCACCATGGTGACCGACCAGCCGGGGTTCCTGATTCCCGTCTCCCGGACGAACAGCCCGCCGCCTGTCCGCCGGCCAATCACAGAGGAGGCCTCGTTGTCACGGTCTCCTCAGCAGAACCGGAACCAAAACCGTGGTTCCGTTGCCCAGAAACCTGACGTTTCCGGTATCGGCCTGATACCCCCAGAGGGCGATATGTACACCCCTCCGGCAGGGGGCATGGTGGTCACTGATGTTTACTACGAGGACGTTGTCAACACCACTGCCTTAGAATCCGCAACTACGCCATCTAAAACAACACTGAAAAAAACCCTGGATGATAGAGTTCTCAGTCCTGTTACTGCCAGACCTAAAGTCACAATGAAAGGACGTGACAGGGGCTTGGTTTTGACGTCCAGGCTCTCTGATAACAGAGTTAGCACAGTGACAAGGGCCACCCCTATTCAACAGACCCCGGTTTCTGTAACCTCAACCACCTCTGTGCCCTGGATCAGATCCAGGACTTCAAGTCCCAGCAACTCCCTCTCCACGGCCTACGGCTCCTCCACTACCTCAGGCCTCGTCAAGGTCTTACAGCTCACCACCCAGCCCATATTCACAG agatcAATAACAGCAGCCATGAATCAAGGGTAGAAATGGTGGGAAGTGTTgctgaaagggagaggaggacagtggtCCCTCTGGCTGTGGTATCCACCCTCACCATTATCTGTCTACTGGTCCTGGTGGGCATCCTCATCTACTGGAG AAACTGCTTCCAGACGGTTGACTTCTACACTGAAGACACCGCCTCACCCAAAGTCATCTCTGCTCTGTCTTCACCTCTGCTGCTCACCACAG AAGAGCACGAGGCGCTGTCAGTGAAGCAGTTTGTGAAGCACGTGGCAGAGCTCCACCAGACCAACACCTTCTCCAAGGAGTTTGAG ATTGTGACAGAGTGTTATGAG GAGGTGCAGTCGTGCACGGTGGAGATGGGCATCACTACTGACAGCTCCAACCACCCAGACAACAAGAACAAGAACCGATACATCAACATCATGGCCT ATGACCACAGCAGAGTCAAACTGCTGGAAGAGAGAAAAGGTGGAGACTACATCAATGCTAACTTTGTTGAT GGTTTTGAGCGTACAAGGGCCTACATCGCAGCCCAGGGGCCCCTGAAGTCTGGAACAGAGGACTTCTGGAGGATGGTGTGGCAGGAGAATGTTGGAGTCATCGTCATGATCACCAACCTGTTGGAGAAGGGGCGG agGAAGTGTGACCAGTACTGGCCAATAGAGAACCAGGAGGAGTACGGTCATTTCCTGGTGACCCTAAAAGACACCAAGACCCTGGCCTACTATACCCTGAGGACCTTTACCCTCAGAGACACCTCACAAAAG GCTTCCCAGAGGGGACGCTGTGCTGAGAGGACGGTGGTCCAGTACCACTACACCCAGTGGCCTGACATGGGCGTGCCTGAATACACCCTGCCTGTCCTCTCCTTCGTACGGGCCTCGACCCAGGCCAGGACTCAGGACATGGGCCCCGTCCTCGTACACTGCAG tgctggTGTGGGGAGGACAGGGACCTATATTGTGCTGGACAGCATGTTGCAACAGATCCAGGACCAGGGAACAGTCAACATACTGGGCTTCCTCAAACACGTCAGAACACAGAGGAACTACCTGGTACAGACGGAG GAGCAGTATGTGTTTATCCACGATGCCCTGGTGGAGGCCATCGTCAGCAGGGACACTCTGGTGACCTCTGATCTGGTCCACAGGAGCAGTATCCTCCACGATGCCCTGGACCTGCTGACCACCGGATCCCACTCCCGGCCTGGACCACCGGGCCCTCCGGCAGGACGCATGGAGAGACAGTTCaag CTGGTGAGTCAGCGCAGAGCCAGACAGGCTGACTACGCCGCTGCCCTGAGAGAAGGAAACGATGACAAAAACAGGACCTCCTCTCTCATGCCGG TGGAGAGATCCAGAGTGTGTCTGTCATGTCCAGTGGATGGAGAATCTTCAGACTACATCAACGCTTCCTATATCATG GGTTACCACAAGAGCAGGGAGTTTATCCtgacccagtctcctctcccctccactgtcaCGGACTTCTGGAGAATGGTCTGGGATCACAACGCACAGCTCATCATCTCgctgcctgacacacacacagcacag CGCGAGGGGGAGGAGTCGTGTGCATATTGGCCCAGTAAGGATCAGCCAATCAGCTGTGAGGGTTTCATAGTGTCATTCTCTGGAGAGGACCACATGTGTCTGGCCAACGAGGAGAGACTGGTGGTCCACGACTTCTTACTGGAGGCCACACAG gATAACTATGTCCTGGAGGTGCGTCAGTACATGTCCCCCTGCTGGCCCAACCCAGACAGCCCCGTCAGCGGCACCTTCCAGCTGCTCAACATTATCACAGAGGacagcagacagagagaaggaaccaTAGTCGTGCATGACCG gCTGGGTGGCTCGGTGGCGGGGCTGTTCTGTGCCCTCACCACCCTGGCACAGCAGCTGGAGCAGCGGGGCTCTGTGGATGTGTACGAGGTGGCACGGATGACTAACCTGATGAGGCCTGGTGTCTTCAACGACATG